Proteins encoded by one window of Phytohabitans houttuyneae:
- a CDS encoding beta-ketoacyl-[acyl-carrier-protein] synthase family protein, translating to MTAAARHRAVITGIGLLTPLGADAAGFFDAVCTGRTGLRRPPDTHPVAGILDAAGFAPDIDPATVLPPSEARRVDRFVVLAMAAADIALADAGVEVGREADPARTAVVLANAFGGLGMFEAEAVARSERAREGSGHTAVTPYLLAGMLPNMATARIAIKHGVRGYSSTISTACASGAYAVAEALRLIREGLADVVVCGGAEAPLLPTAATTFRNSRALAGGWADPAEASRPFDRRRNGFVLGEGAGALVVERAEHAAARGRPAYAEVAGWGVATDAYHPTAPRADGTGAASAMRLALADAGLAPADIGYVNAHGTGTTRGDAAEALAIRAVFGAHTPAVSSVKGVTGHLLAAAGAVEAAATALALRRGVLPPTYNLDDPDPECDLDHVRKAPREAAVRVALSNSFAFGGHNVSLALAHPGGP from the coding sequence GTGACCGCAGCGGCCCGGCATCGCGCGGTCATCACCGGGATCGGGCTGCTCACCCCGCTCGGTGCCGACGCCGCCGGGTTCTTCGACGCGGTGTGCACCGGCCGGACCGGGCTGCGCAGGCCGCCGGACACCCACCCGGTCGCCGGGATCCTCGACGCGGCCGGCTTCGCGCCGGACATCGACCCGGCCACCGTGCTCCCGCCGTCCGAGGCGCGGCGCGTCGACAGGTTCGTGGTGCTCGCCATGGCCGCCGCCGACATCGCGCTCGCCGACGCGGGCGTCGAGGTGGGGCGGGAGGCCGACCCGGCACGCACCGCGGTCGTGCTGGCCAACGCGTTCGGCGGGCTCGGCATGTTCGAGGCGGAGGCGGTCGCCCGGTCGGAGCGAGCCCGGGAGGGGAGCGGGCACACCGCGGTCACCCCGTACCTGCTGGCCGGGATGCTGCCCAACATGGCCACCGCCCGGATCGCCATCAAGCACGGGGTGCGCGGCTACAGCTCGACCATCTCCACCGCCTGCGCCTCCGGCGCGTACGCGGTCGCCGAGGCGCTGCGGCTCATCCGCGAAGGGCTCGCCGACGTGGTCGTCTGCGGCGGCGCCGAGGCACCGCTGCTGCCCACGGCCGCCACCACGTTCCGCAACTCGCGGGCGCTCGCCGGCGGCTGGGCCGACCCGGCCGAGGCGAGCCGCCCGTTCGACCGGAGGCGCAACGGCTTCGTGCTCGGCGAGGGCGCGGGGGCGCTGGTCGTCGAGCGGGCCGAGCACGCCGCCGCCCGCGGCCGCCCGGCGTACGCCGAGGTCGCCGGCTGGGGCGTGGCCACCGACGCGTACCACCCGACCGCACCGCGGGCCGACGGCACCGGCGCAGCGTCGGCGATGCGCCTGGCCCTGGCCGACGCCGGGCTGGCACCGGCCGACATCGGCTACGTCAACGCGCACGGCACCGGCACGACGCGGGGCGACGCCGCCGAGGCCCTGGCCATCCGGGCCGTCTTCGGCGCGCACACGCCGGCGGTCAGCTCGGTCAAGGGCGTCACCGGCCACCTGCTCGCCGCCGCCGGCGCGGTGGAGGCCGCCGCGACCGCGCTCGCGCTGCGCCGGGGGGTGCTGCCGCCCACTTACAACCTCGACGACCCCGATCCCGAGTGCGACCTCGACCACGTCCGCAAGGCACCCCGCGAGGCGGCCGTCCGGGTCGCGCTCTCCAACTCGTTCGCGTTCGGCGGGCACAACGTCAGCCTCGCGCTCGCCCACCCCGGAGGTCCCTGA
- a CDS encoding phosphopantetheine-binding protein encodes MSTDVVAFTIESLRQMNFDVDGAGADTVFGPAGVDLDSLAVAELALRVEDAYGVKFGEEDMERVAIMTLGEFAADVTARSAALDGVAK; translated from the coding sequence ATGTCCACTGATGTCGTCGCGTTCACCATCGAGTCCCTACGCCAGATGAACTTCGACGTCGACGGCGCGGGCGCCGACACGGTCTTCGGGCCGGCCGGCGTCGACCTCGACTCCCTCGCCGTCGCCGAGCTCGCCCTGCGGGTCGAGGACGCGTACGGCGTGAAGTTCGGCGAGGAGGACATGGAGCGGGTGGCCATCATGACGCTCGGCGAGTTCGCCGCCGACGTCACCGCCCGCTCGGCCGCTCTGGACGGTGTAGCGAAGTGA